CTCGTCGAGGATGAGGACCGCCGGGTCGGCGAGCAAGGCCCGTGCGAAGCCGACCAGTTGGCGCTGGCCGGCGGAGATACGGCCGCCGCGCTTGCGGACGTCCGTGTCGTAGCCGTCCGGCAGCGCGGTGATGAAGTCGTGGGCGCCGATGGCCCTCGCCGCGCGCTCGATGTCCTCCCGGGTGGCCCCCGGGCGGCCGATGGCGATGTTCTCCGCCACCGTGCCGGAGAACAGGAAGGCCTCCTGCGTCACCATGACCACCGCGCGGCGCAGCTCGGAACCCGACAGCTCGGGCAGGGGGACTCCGTCCAGCAGGACACGGCCGTCGGTGGGGTCGTAGAAGCGGGCGAGCAGCTTGGCGAGTGTGGACTTTCCGGCGCCCGTGGAGCCGACCACGGCCACCGTCCGCCCGGCGGCGAGGGTGAGATCGAAGCGGGGCAGCACCTCGCCGCCCGTGCGGTACGCGAAGCGCACCCCGTCGAAGAGGACCTCGCGGCCCGGCCGGCCGGACGGGCGCTCCGGCAGGGGCCGGGGGGCGGCCGGCTCGGGCACGGAGGGCCGCTGGGCGAGCAACCCCGCGATCTTCTCCAGCGAGGCCGCCGCGGACTGATAGGCGTTGAGGAACATCCCGAGCCGGTCGATCGGGTCGTACAGCCGCCGCAGATACATCACCGACGCCGCGAGCACCCCGAGCGCCAGCCCGCCGCCCGCCACCCGGTAGGCGCCCCACAGCACGATCGCGGCCAGCGAGGCGTTGGCCGCCAGCCGCGCGGAGACCACATAGCGGGCCATCTCCAGCATCACATCGCCGTTGGCTCGCATATGGCGGTCGTTGAGCAGCCGGAAGTCCGCCTCGTTGACCCGCTCGCGACGGAACGCCTGGACCGGCCGGATGCCGTTCATCGTCTCGCTGAACTTCACGATGACGGCCGCGATGGCCGTGGACCGCCTGCCGTACACCCGCCGGGAGCGCCGCTGGTAGGAGCGGACGAACAGATACAGCGGGCCGAAGGAGACCATCGCCGCGGCGCCCAGGCCCCAGTCCAGGTAGAGCAGCATCGCGGAGACGTACACCACGGACAGGGCGACGCCGATCAGCTCCTGGAGGCCGTCGTTCAGCAGCTCGCGGATCGACTCGACGTCGGTGGTGGCGCGGGAGACGATCCGGCCGGAGGTGTAGCGCTCGTGGAAGTCGACGCCGAGCGTCTGTGCGTGCCGGAAGATCCGGCCGCGCAGGTCCAGCAGGGCGCCCTGGCCGATGCGGGCCGCGAGCCGGACGAAGGCGAGCTGCAACAGCCCGGCGGCCAGCGCGCAGATCACATATCCGGCGCCGACGGCGACGAGCGGGCCGTAGTCGTGGCGGCGCACGGCGGGCACACCGTGGTCGATGGCGTACGCGACGAGCAGCGGGCCCGCCTGCACCGCGGCCTGCTGGAGCAGCAGCAGGACGACGGCGATCCGCACCCGGCCCCGGGCGGGGGTGAGCAGTGAGCGCAGCAGGGCGCGGGAGGCGCCCTTGGGGGTGGGCAGGACGTCCCGGTCGAAGGGGTCGCCGGCGGGCTCGTCCCCTTTCTCCTTCTGCTGGGCGGCCGGTGGGCCGGAGACATCGGTGGTCATCGCGGAGAGCCTCCGTCCCGCGCGTAGTCCTCGAAGTCGTCGGAATCGTCGGAGTCGTCGGAGCTCCCGTGGCCGGACATGAGCGACGCGTACTCCTCGTTGCCGTGCAGAAGTTCGTGGTGGGTGCCGACCGCCGCGATCCGGCCCCGCGAGAGCAGCGCGACGCGATCGGCGAGCAGCACCGTCGACGGGCGGTGGGCGACGACGAGGGCCGTCGTGGTCGCCAGCACCTCGCGCAGCGCCGCCTCGACCGCCGCCTCCGTGTGCACGTCGAGCGCCGACAGCGGGTCGTCCAGGATGAGGAAGCGCGGGCTGCCGACGACCGCCCGGGCCAGTGCCAGCCGCTGCCGCTGACCGCCGGAGAGGCTGAGCCCCTGCTCACCGACCTGGGTGCGGTGCCCGTCGGGGAGGGCGTCCACGAAGTCGGCCTGGGCGACGGCCAGCGCACGCTTCAGATCGGACTCGTCCGCGCCCTCCGAACCCATCAGGACGTTCTCGCCGACGGAGGCGGAGAAGAGGGTGGGCTCCTCGAAGGCGACGGAGACCAGCTCACGCAGCCGCCGGCGGGGCAGCGCGGTGATGTCCTCGCCGTCGAGGGTGATGCGGCCGGCGGTCGCCTCGTGCAGCCGGGGGATCAGCGCGGTCAGCGTGGTCTTGCCGCTGCCCGTGGTGCCGACGAGAGCCATGGTCTCGCCCGGCCGGATGTGCAGATCGATCCCCCGGAGAACGGGCGGGGCGTCCGGTGGTGCGTCGGGATAGCGGAATTCGACGCCTTCGAGACGCAGCCCGCGGTCCTGCGCTTCCGGCTTCCCCGCCGGGGTCACCGGCCGGGGGTCCGCCTCCGCGACGTCCATCACCTCGAAGAAACGGTCCGAAGCCGTCGCGGTCTCATTGGTCATCGCGAGCAGGAAGCCGAGCGACTCGACCGGCCAGCGCAGCGCCAGCGCCGTGGACAGGAACGCCACGAGCGTGCCCGCCGACAGCTCGCCGTCCGCGACCTGCACCACCCCGAGCAGGAGCGCCGCCCCGATCGCCAGCTCGGGCAACACCATGATCAACGCCCAGAGCGTCCCCAGCAGGCCCGCCTTGCGCAGCTCCGTCGTCCGCAGCCGCTCGGACAGCGAACCGAAGGCCCGCTCCTGCCCCCGGTGTTGACCGAACCCTTTGATGATGCGGATGCCGAGGACGCTCTCCTCGACGATCGTGGTCACATCACCCACCTGGTCCTGCGCGGTGCGCGCGGCCAGGGAATAACGCTCCTCGAAGAACCAGCACAGCACGACCAGCGGGGCCACGGGGGCGAGCAGCACCAGCCCCAGCGTCCACTGCTGCGCCAGCAGAATGGCGAAGCCCACGACGATCGTCGTCGCGTTGACCAGGAGGAAGGTCAGCGGAAACGCCAGGAACATCCGCATCAGCATCAGATCGGTCGTGCCGCGCGAGAGCAGCTGCCCCGAGGACCAGCGGTCGTGGAAGGCGACGGGCAGCCGCTGCAGATGACGGAAGAGCGCCGCCCGCATGTCCGCCTCGACCCGTGCGAGGGGCCGCGCCACCAACACCCGCCGCACCCAGAACAACACCGCCTCGGCGGTGCCGAGCACCAGCAGCACCACCCCGCCGACCCACACCCCGGACGGATCCCGATCGGCGACCGGCCCGTCCACGATCCACTTGAGCGCGAGCGGAATGACCAGCCCCAGACACGACGCCAGCACCCCCACGAGCGCCGCCCCGACCAGCCGCCCCCGCACCGGCCGCACATACGGCCACAGGCGGTAGAGCGAGCGCACGGCGGAGCGCCGGGGGCGGGCCTCCGGGGGCGTGGTCGTCTCAGTCATCACCGGCGAGCGTACGGTTCCGCACTGACAACGCCCAGCCGATGTTCGTACCTAGGGCTCAAGTTCGTGGTAGTGGTCGGGGGTTGTTCGATTCATAGGCAATTCAGAGCGAGTTCAGGGGTGGGGCGCGATGCGTGATGGTCGTGGGGGCCGTGGTGGCCGAAGAGCGGTGGCGTTACTTGCTTTATTGATGGGGGCTGTCTCCTGCGGGACGCCGGGCGGTGACAAGCCCCCCGAGCCGGCGCACCCGGTGTTCGACGCCGAGCAGTCGATGCAGCTGCTCAAGGCCCGGGACGTGACACGGCAGTCGGGCCTGGCCCGCTTCACCTCGACCGTCGTCGTCGGATCCGCCGGAGGCGACTTGGTCGAAACCAGCCGGGGCGAACAGGACTTCGGCAGGGGCACCGCCTACGCGGAACGGACCGTGAGTATTGCGGACGACTTCCCCGAGAGGGTCGCCGACCGGCTGGGCCCGCCCGGAACGGAGACGTTCGCGATCACGGCGCGCCAGGTGCTCGTCCGCGACGGATCCGTATGGCTCCACTACCGGCCCGTGGGAGTCGGCCCGGTCGCTGACGCGATGCGCTCGCTGAGGCGGTTCGAAGGGGAGACGGCACCGTTCGGCGACACTCTGGCCGAGGCGATCCCGTCGGCGCGCCCGCAGGGCCGGCCCGTGGTGCGCGAGGACGGCGGGCGTGACTACCGGGCCGTGGTGCCCGGAGGCGTCGCGGCCGCCGCCCTGCCCAGCGGCCTGGGGAAGATGAAGGACGGCTGGAACAGCGAAGCCGGCAAAGGACAGAACGGCATGTTCCCCATGGAGATCCGGCTCGACTCCCGGGGCCGGGTGACCCGGGCCACGATGGACCTGACACCGCTGCTCACCCATATGCGGGACGTGGAGGGAGTGCAGAGCGTCCGGGCAACGTACGAGCTGTCGGGTCACGGCGGCAGGGCGACCAGGACGTTGCCCGACCCTTCCACGGTCGAGGACGCCACGAAGACCCTGACGCTGATCGGCGAAGTGGCCCCGGGTGACTGCGCGCTGTTCGCCCCCGGACTCGCCTCGGCCGCGATGGTCCGCACGGTGCCCTGCACCCGGAAGCACGATCTTCGCGTGTTCGGGCAGGCACTCGTGGGCATCCTGGGCTCGCGAGCCGTGGAAGAGGGCGCGGCGAGGAAGGACGCCGTGGCATCGTGCCGGGACCAGTTCCACGAGGCCCCCGAGGCATGGGTGCGGGAGGCCGTCCCGGCAGGCCGCTACCTGGTCACGGGCGGGTCCCGCTTCACTGGACACATCGGCGCCAGCGGCAAGAGCAACAGCCGGCTCAGAGGCCAATACACCTGCTACGTCCGCACCTCCGCGCCCGCTTCCTGATCACCGCGCGGTGGCACCGCCCGCAGCAGCAGTACCGTCCGGGGCGGCACCGTGACCCGGGCGCCCGCCCTGCGGCGGGTGCCCGGTGCCGTGCGCTGGTCCTCCCGTGAGGTGTCCACCAGCAGCTCGTACGCGTCCGCCCAAGGAGGACCCGGAAGGGTGAAACGCTGCGGGCGGTGGCCGCCGTGCAGGACGGCCAGGAAACTGTCGTCCGTGACCGGGTCGCCCTTCGGGTCGCGCTGCGGGATGTCCCGGCCGGAGAGGTACATGCCGAGGGTGCGGGCCGGCGCGTACCAGTCGGCCTCGGTCATCTCCGTGCCGCGCGGGCTGAACCAGGCCAGGTCCCGCAGACCGTCCGCGCTCTGCGGGCGGCCGGAGAAGAAGGCGTGACTGCGCAGCACCGGATGGGTGCGGCGCAGCGCGAGCAGTCGGGAGCAGAGGTCCGTCAGGGCCCGCCAGCCCGGGTCCGCCGTGTCGTCCAGCAGTGACCAGTCGATCCAACTGGTGGCGTTGTCCTGGCAGTAGGCGTTGTTGTTGCCCTGCTGGGTGCGGCCCATCTCGTCTCCCGCCACCAGCATCGGCACCCCGGTGGACAGCAGCAGCGTGGTCAGCAGGTTGCGTAACTGCCGCTGGCGCAGCGACCGGACGGCCGGATCGTCACTCTCGCCCTCGGCGCCGCAGTTCCACGACCGGTTGTCCCCTGTGCCGTCCCGGTTGCCCTCGCCGTTGGCCTCGTTGTGTTTCTGCTCGTAACTGACCAGGTCCCGCAGGGTGAAGCCGTCGTGCGCGGTGATGAAGTTGACGGAGGCGTACGGGCGGCGGCCGCCCCACGCGTAGAGGTCGCTGGAGCCGGAGAGCCGGTAGCCGAGGTCGCGGACGTCGGGCAGCGCACCCCGCCAGAAGTCGCGCACCGCGTCGCGGTAGCGGTCGTTCCACTCCGCCCACAGCGGGGGGAAGGCGCCGACCTGATAGCCGCCGGAGCCCACGTCCCAGGGCTCGGCGATCAGTTTGACGCGGCGCAGCACGGGGTCCTGGGCGATGACCGCGAGGAAGGGGGAGAGCATGTCGACGTCGTGCATCGACCGGGCCAGGGCCGCCGCCAGGTCGAAGCGGAAGCCGTCGACGCCCATCTCCGTGACCCAGTAGCGCAGCGAGTCGGTGATCAGCCGCAGGACGTTCGGCTGCACCACGTGGAGGGTGTTCCCGCACCCCGTGTAGTCGGTGTAGCGGCGGGCGTCGCCCTGCAGCCGGTAGTAGCCGCGGTTGTCGATGCCCCGCAGGGACAGGGTCGGGCCCAGCTCGCCGCCCTCGGCCGTGTGGTTGTAGACGACGTCGAGGATGACCTCGATGCCCGCCGCGTGCAGGGCCCGCACCATGCGCTTGAACTCGCCGACCTGCCGGCCACGCGATCCCGAGGCGGCGTAGGCGGCGTGCGGCGCGAAGTAGCCGATGGAGTTGTAGCCCCAGTAATTACGCAGGCCGCGCCGTAACAGGTGGTCCTCGTGCGCGAACTGGTGCACCGGCAGCAGTTCCACGGCCGTCACCCCGAGCCGGACCAGGTGCTCCACGGCCGCCGGGTGCGCCAGCCCGGCGTAGGTGCCGCGCAGCCGCTCCGGGATGCCGGGGTGGCGCATGGTGAAGCCGCGCACGTGCAGCTCGTAGATGACCGAGTCGGGCCAGGGGGTCTTGGGGCGGTGGTCGTCCGCCCAGTCGTCATCGTCGGCGACGACCACCCCTTTGGGGACGTACGGGGCCGAGTCGCGCTCGTCGCGCACGGTGTCCGCGATGTGCTGCTGCGGCCAGTCGCGGACGTGCCCGTACACCTCGGGAGGGAGGGAGAAGTCGCCGTCCACCGCGCGCGCGTACGGGTCGAGCAGCAGCTTCGAGGGGTTCCAGCGGGCGCCCGTCCAGGGGTCCCAGCGGCCGTGCACGCGGTAGCCGTAGCGGCGGCCGGGCAGCACGCCGGGGACGAAGCCGTGCCAGATCTCGTGCGTCAACTCGGTCAGCCGGCAGCGGGTTTCGCGCACGGCGCCGCCGGGGCCGGCCCCCGTCGTCCCCTCGGCCCCTTCTTCGGCTTCCTCGTCATCGAACAGGCACAGCTCCACCGCCTCCGCCCCGGCCGCCCACAGGGCGAAGTTCGTCCCGGCCACGCCGTCCGCGCCCACCGTGAAGCGGGCCCCGAGCGGCTCGGTACTGCCCGGCCGGACGGGGGCGGCGGGCGGGCGCGCCGAGGCCGTCGGCCGGTGGCCGTTCGCCCCGGCCGTGGCGGGGGCCGGCCCGGCCCCCGCGCCGGGACGCCCTGGACCGCCTGTGAAGCTCTCGCCCTGTTCCGCCTCTTGCTCGGGTGCGCTCGACACGTGTTCGCCTCCGGCGGCTCGGCTGGCGCGCCGGGCACCCGGCTCCCGTGCCGGGCGTCGGCGGTCGCGTCCTTCCCCCAGTTCTGCCCAGATCCACGGGTGTGCTCACACGCGTGATCGGGACCGGCAAACGAGTGCACCGGTGGATACGGCCCCGCCCGGTCCCCTCGACGGTGTCGGGCCGGGCCCCGGTCATCCGGCCCGGGTGGCTGAAATATGCTGCCCCGATCGAGCCACTGGTCAAGCGCCAGGCACACGGCTCGTACCACCACTCCCATTTGGGACCGAACGGTGACATACGCGGGGGGCGGTGCCGTCCGGGGCGTGTGGTTATCTATCGCCATGCGCGCGTGCCGCGCTCAGATGGGCGCCGCGTGGGCGGGCCGTGTGAGGGGAGACAACCGTTTTGAAGACGCAGCCGATACCGGGTCGGCGGGGGAGCCGCAGCGCACCGCTCGCCGCGCTGCTCGGGGCCACATTGCTGCTGGTCACCGCCTGTGGCGGGTCGGATGACGCGAAGAAGGCCGGTGCCAGTGTCAGCGGCCCCTCCGAGGCCGTCGTCACCATCGCCCCCAAGGACGGTGCGAAGGACGTCGCGACGAGCGGTGCCCTCAAGGTCACCGCCGAGAAGGGCAGCATCACGTCCGTCAAGGTCGCCGACGCCAAGGGCAGAACGGTCGACGGCAAGATAACCGGCGATGGTGCGGCCTGGGAGCCGACCAGTCACCTGGCCGCCTCCACGAAGTACACGGTCGACGCCATCGCGAAGGACAAGAAGGGCCGGACGTCCGCCAAGCACGCGGCGTTCACGACCCTCACCCCGAAGAACACTTTCGTTGGCTACTTCACGCCCGAGGACGGCACCACCGTCGGCGTGGGAATGCCCGTTTCGATCAATTTCAGCCGTGGCATCACCAACCCCAAGGCCGTCGAGCGGGCCGTCAAGGTGACCGCCGAGCCGTCCGTACCCGTCAAGGGCCACTGGTTCGGCAACGACCGCCTCGACATCCGCCCCGAGAAGTACTGGGCCGCCGGCACCAAGGTGACCGTCCAGCTCAACCTCGACGGCGTCGAGGGCCGCGAGGGCGTGTACGGCTCGCAGACCAAGACCCTGAAGTTCACGGTCGGCCGCAGCCAGATCAGCACGGTCGACGCCAAGTCCCACCGGATGACGGTCGAGCGGGACGGCAAGGTCATCAAGGACATCCCGATCTCGGCCGGCTCCCCCGCCAGCCCCACGTACAACGGCCAGATGGTCATCAGCGAGAAGCACGAGGTGACGCGCATGAACGGCGCCACCGTCGGCTTCACCAAGGCCGACGGCAAGGGCGAGTACGACATCCCGGACGTGCCGCACGCGATGCGCCT
The window above is part of the Streptomyces syringium genome. Proteins encoded here:
- a CDS encoding ABC transporter ATP-binding protein; the encoded protein is MTETTTPPEARPRRSAVRSLYRLWPYVRPVRGRLVGAALVGVLASCLGLVIPLALKWIVDGPVADRDPSGVWVGGVVLLVLGTAEAVLFWVRRVLVARPLARVEADMRAALFRHLQRLPVAFHDRWSSGQLLSRGTTDLMLMRMFLAFPLTFLLVNATTIVVGFAILLAQQWTLGLVLLAPVAPLVVLCWFFEERYSLAARTAQDQVGDVTTIVEESVLGIRIIKGFGQHRGQERAFGSLSERLRTTELRKAGLLGTLWALIMVLPELAIGAALLLGVVQVADGELSAGTLVAFLSTALALRWPVESLGFLLAMTNETATASDRFFEVMDVAEADPRPVTPAGKPEAQDRGLRLEGVEFRYPDAPPDAPPVLRGIDLHIRPGETMALVGTTGSGKTTLTALIPRLHEATAGRITLDGEDITALPRRRLRELVSVAFEEPTLFSASVGENVLMGSEGADESDLKRALAVAQADFVDALPDGHRTQVGEQGLSLSGGQRQRLALARAVVGSPRFLILDDPLSALDVHTEAAVEAALREVLATTTALVVAHRPSTVLLADRVALLSRGRIAAVGTHHELLHGNEEYASLMSGHGSSDDSDDSDDFEDYARDGGSPR
- the glgX gene encoding glycogen debranching protein GlgX gives rise to the protein MSSAPEQEAEQGESFTGGPGRPGAGAGPAPATAGANGHRPTASARPPAAPVRPGSTEPLGARFTVGADGVAGTNFALWAAGAEAVELCLFDDEEAEEGAEGTTGAGPGGAVRETRCRLTELTHEIWHGFVPGVLPGRRYGYRVHGRWDPWTGARWNPSKLLLDPYARAVDGDFSLPPEVYGHVRDWPQQHIADTVRDERDSAPYVPKGVVVADDDDWADDHRPKTPWPDSVIYELHVRGFTMRHPGIPERLRGTYAGLAHPAAVEHLVRLGVTAVELLPVHQFAHEDHLLRRGLRNYWGYNSIGYFAPHAAYAASGSRGRQVGEFKRMVRALHAAGIEVILDVVYNHTAEGGELGPTLSLRGIDNRGYYRLQGDARRYTDYTGCGNTLHVVQPNVLRLITDSLRYWVTEMGVDGFRFDLAAALARSMHDVDMLSPFLAVIAQDPVLRRVKLIAEPWDVGSGGYQVGAFPPLWAEWNDRYRDAVRDFWRGALPDVRDLGYRLSGSSDLYAWGGRRPYASVNFITAHDGFTLRDLVSYEQKHNEANGEGNRDGTGDNRSWNCGAEGESDDPAVRSLRQRQLRNLLTTLLLSTGVPMLVAGDEMGRTQQGNNNAYCQDNATSWIDWSLLDDTADPGWRALTDLCSRLLALRRTHPVLRSHAFFSGRPQSADGLRDLAWFSPRGTEMTEADWYAPARTLGMYLSGRDIPQRDPKGDPVTDDSFLAVLHGGHRPQRFTLPGPPWADAYELLVDTSREDQRTAPGTRRRAGARVTVPPRTVLLLRAVPPRGDQEAGAEVRT
- a CDS encoding ABC transporter ATP-binding protein, which gives rise to MTTDVSGPPAAQQKEKGDEPAGDPFDRDVLPTPKGASRALLRSLLTPARGRVRIAVVLLLLQQAAVQAGPLLVAYAIDHGVPAVRRHDYGPLVAVGAGYVICALAAGLLQLAFVRLAARIGQGALLDLRGRIFRHAQTLGVDFHERYTSGRIVSRATTDVESIRELLNDGLQELIGVALSVVYVSAMLLYLDWGLGAAAMVSFGPLYLFVRSYQRRSRRVYGRRSTAIAAVIVKFSETMNGIRPVQAFRRERVNEADFRLLNDRHMRANGDVMLEMARYVVSARLAANASLAAIVLWGAYRVAGGGLALGVLAASVMYLRRLYDPIDRLGMFLNAYQSAAASLEKIAGLLAQRPSVPEPAAPRPLPERPSGRPGREVLFDGVRFAYRTGGEVLPRFDLTLAAGRTVAVVGSTGAGKSTLAKLLARFYDPTDGRVLLDGVPLPELSGSELRRAVVMVTQEAFLFSGTVAENIAIGRPGATREDIERAARAIGAHDFITALPDGYDTDVRKRGGRISAGQRQLVGFARALLADPAVLILDEATSSLDVPGERAVQRAMRTVLRGRTAVVIAHRLSTVEIADRVLVMSGGRVVEDGTPAELIAGTGRFAALHRAWRDSLV
- a CDS encoding L,D-transpeptidase, which produces MKTQPIPGRRGSRSAPLAALLGATLLLVTACGGSDDAKKAGASVSGPSEAVVTIAPKDGAKDVATSGALKVTAEKGSITSVKVADAKGRTVDGKITGDGAAWEPTSHLAASTKYTVDAIAKDKKGRTSAKHAAFTTLTPKNTFVGYFTPEDGTTVGVGMPVSINFSRGITNPKAVERAVKVTAEPSVPVKGHWFGNDRLDIRPEKYWAAGTKVTVQLNLDGVEGREGVYGSQTKTLKFTVGRSQISTVDAKSHRMTVERDGKVIKDIPISAGSPASPTYNGQMVISEKHEVTRMNGATVGFTKADGKGEYDIPDVPHAMRLSTSGTFLHGNYWSGSSTFGSENASHGCVGLEDQRGGGDPSTPAAWFYNNSLIGDVVVVKNSDDKTIQPENGLNGWNMPWADWGKSS